The DNA region GACGTGCAGGAAGCGCTGGAGCGTGGCGAACGCCCGCTCGGCAAGTCGTTGGGCTCGTGGCAGGTCCTGGGTGGGCAGTCGGTGATCCATCGGGCACGCGCACTCGGCGTGGTGGCCCGACCATCGCTTCACCTGTTACTGCGGCATGCAGTTAACACCCATGGCCGGTTTTGCACGGCGACAGGCATAGGGCAACCCTATTCGGGCGTCCTGCGACCGTTTGGCATATCGCTCGGAACCGTACTCGGAACGAAGTGCATTTCGGCGCTAGTCTAGAACCGCTCAGGCCTCAGCAGGGCGTAGATCAGGTAGGCCAGCAGGCCTGCGGCGACGACGGCGGCGAGTGAATAATCGAAGATCATCCACACTCTCCCTGAAACCATTGATAGGCATCCTGAGGGTCCCGCGCCGAGGGCTGGCGATCACAGCCAGCTCGCGAGCGGGCTGAGCTGGGTTGCTGCACCGAAGATCAGCAGAACCGCAATGCACGCCGGCAGAGAGTAGGGGGGCCGATTGTTTCCTTGCGACATGGCAGCACCAATTCAGGAGGGAGTTCCCATGCGCGTGAAAGCTACGCGCTGATTGCCTGGTGCAATATCAAGCCGATCGCATAGGAATGCGAGACGGACGCCAGACCGGCGTTATAAATGCGGAATAAGTGTCAGCGCTAGCCCTCGTCGGTTTCCAACAGCCCGAGCTTCGAGGCAAGCCAGCGCGTGGTGGAGGCCTGGATCAGGATCGTGGTGAGGATCGCGACGAAGGTGACGGAGGCGATCGTCTCCGCGCCCGGCGCCTTCATTCCCAGCATCAGGCCGGCGAGCGCGGCGGGGATGACGCCGGTTTCTCGCGTCCAGCACATGAACAGCAGTTCCGCAAGACTCCAGCGTGCGCGGCGATCCGGCATCGCGCAAAGGAATACGGTGATGGGGCGGGCCACGAACATCAGCACCAACGTCACCGCAACGCCGCCGAGCCAGTATTGGTGCATCAGCACAAAATTCACCTGGGCGCCGAGCAGGATAAAGATGAACAGGCGCAGGATGAAGGCGGTGGTCAGGACGAACTCACTGAGCTTCTGGGATTCGCCCGGCTCCATCGCGAAGCCGAAGGTCTCCTTGTTGCCAAGCATGATGCCGAACACGAACACCGCCATGAAGCCTGAGGCATGCAGGCCCTCGGCGGCGAAGTAGGCGGCGATCACCGCGACCACGGTGACGACGGGGGCATATTCGGCAAGGAAGGCCCACTTCTCATGGGCGATGAAGATCGTTGCCAGATAGCCCAGTACGATGCCGGCGGTGATGCCGATGATGGAATGCTCGAGCAGTTCGCGCAGCGAGGTCGCGACGGAGACCGTGCTGCCGGTCGCCACGCCGAGCAGGGTAAGGGTGATGATCGCGCCCATGGCATCGTTGAAGGCGGATTCGCTCATCACGGTCTGGGCGACGCGGTCGCGGATCGGGATCTGGCGGAAGATCGGCACCAGTGTCGCCGGATCGGTCGAGGCCAGTGTCGCCGCCAGCAGGAACGCCACGATCGGGGGAACGCCAAGAATGAATTGCGCGGCGAAACCCGTGATTGCCGCCGTGACGATCACGCCCAAGGTTGCGATCACCGCGATGGTGATCCAGACCTGCCTGAGCACGGTCAGTCGAAGCGTCGCTCCGCCGTCGAACAGGATGTAGCTTGCGCCGAACAGCAGGATGATCTGGTTCAGCGCGGAATCGGCTGCGATATTGACGAGTCCAAGGGCATGCGGGCCGATCAGGATGCCGACGATGAGGAATACCGCGACGTCGGGAATTCTGACCTTCTGAGCGAAGAGCGCCGCGACCGTGCCGATCGCCAGGATCAGGCCGCATGAGAGCAGCGTGTGCCTGGCGATCTCGATCGAGGACGACATGATCAGCCCAGTGTCTTCAGCCAGGCGCTGATCTCGGTCACCGCGACATTGGCCTGGTTGAGCAGCTTGCCCATGGTGAAGAAGCCATGGAACTGGCTGGGGAAATGCCGGTAGGTCACGGGTACGCCGGCATCCCTGAGGAATTTCGCGTACTCGTCGCCTTCGTCGCGCAGCGGATCGGCGCCGGCGGTCAGCACATAGGCCGGCGGCAATCCGGCGAAGTCTTTCGCGCGCGCGGGCGAGGCGCGCCAGTCGCTGTTGTCGGCGTCGCCGAGATAATGGTCGCCGAACCAGCCGATCACCGAATGCGTCAGCAGGATGCTGGTCTCGGGCTCGCGATGCGAGGGATGCTTCCGCGAGAAATCGGTCGCGGGATAGACCAGCAGCTGGGCCGCGAGCTTCGGTCCGCCGTCGCGGGCGGTGAGCGCAACCACGGCTGCGAGGTTGCCGCCGGCGCTGTCGCCGCCGACGATCAGGTGCGTGGCGTCGATGCCGAGATCCCCGGCGTTGG from Bradyrhizobium sp. B124 includes:
- a CDS encoding alpha/beta hydrolase; translation: MPVVLDPDAAAVYKAFQEAGRPAYESLTAPEAREYYRAARIVSNPEPPALESSKALAIPAPHGAIPARIYTPKTLRKKAGLAPCLVFFHGGGWVIGDLDTHEVVCQKLAHEGELIVISVDYRLAPEHRFPAAVDDAVTATKWVAANAGDLGIDATHLIVGGDSAGGNLAAVVALTARDGGPKLAAQLLVYPATDFSRKHPSHREPETSILLTHSVIGWFGDHYLGDADNSDWRASPARAKDFAGLPPAYVLTAGADPLRDEGDEYAKFLRDAGVPVTYRHFPSQFHGFFTMGKLLNQANVAVTEISAWLKTLG
- a CDS encoding K(+)-transporting ATPase subunit F, whose translation is MIFDYSLAAVVAAGLLAYLIYALLRPERF
- a CDS encoding sodium:proton antiporter; this translates as MSSSIEIARHTLLSCGLILAIGTVAALFAQKVRIPDVAVFLIVGILIGPHALGLVNIAADSALNQIILLFGASYILFDGGATLRLTVLRQVWITIAVIATLGVIVTAAITGFAAQFILGVPPIVAFLLAATLASTDPATLVPIFRQIPIRDRVAQTVMSESAFNDAMGAIITLTLLGVATGSTVSVATSLRELLEHSIIGITAGIVLGYLATIFIAHEKWAFLAEYAPVVTVVAVIAAYFAAEGLHASGFMAVFVFGIMLGNKETFGFAMEPGESQKLSEFVLTTAFILRLFIFILLGAQVNFVLMHQYWLGGVAVTLVLMFVARPITVFLCAMPDRRARWSLAELLFMCWTRETGVIPAALAGLMLGMKAPGAETIASVTFVAILTTILIQASTTRWLASKLGLLETDEG